The Candidatus Sericytochromatia bacterium genome includes the window CGACCGGGGCTTCGAGCGTGGTGGTCGGGGCATGGGCGATCGTCCCCGGCCTCGTCCGGAGGTCCATGGCACCGGCATGATGCACGAGGGCGTGGTCGCTTCGCTCAACGCCGACCGGGGCTTCGGCTTCATCACGGGGAACGATGGCCGCTCCTACTTCTTCGATGCGCGCGAGGTCCAGGCCGGTGGCTTCGAAAGCCTGCGGCGCGGTGCCGCCGTGCGTTTCGAGGAGGCCAGTTCGCCACGAGGCCCGCGGGCGCTGGCCGTCGAACTTC containing:
- a CDS encoding cold shock domain-containing protein: MDFQDQILPCDACGGTFRFSAQEASFFAEKGFNAPKRCAGARRAKKQGLASRYASCPFGPDGQGAPRGGDRGFERGGRGMGDRPRPRPEVHGTGMMHEGVVASLNADRGFGFITGNDGRSYFFDAREVQAGGFESLRRGAAVRFEEASSPRGPRALAVELH